CCGCCGTTCAGCCTGCAGGTGGTGGATCCGGCGGACGCTGGGCCATGAACACCAGGATCCAGGGGATCTCGGCGCCGAGGATGCCGTAGGTGGGGGAATGGATGGCTTCGATGCGGGGATCCTCGAAGCCGGCCTCGCGCAGCTGATCGAGGAACTCCCAGCCGGGGATGCGATACACCAGGGATCCCTGCCCCGGCTGCACCGGGTCGCCGTGGAATTCGGGCTCCGAGAGCAGCTGGGGCTCCTGCCCCCGGCCCCGGTGCACGGCCTTCACCGTGGACGCCGCCTGGCCGTAGGCGAAGGGCACCGTGCCGAGAAGGGCACCACCGGGCACGAGCACGCGCCGCATTGACCGCAGGGCGGCCGGCAGGTCGTAGACGTGCTCGAGGATCTCGTTGCAGATCACCGCATCGAAGCTGGCGTCGGCAAAGCTGAGAGTGCAGAGATCGTCGTGGTGCACCTGCTGGCGGCGGGGATCCTGGGGATCCGGCAGGTATTCGCTGCCCTGGTAGTGGGCCACCAGGCCCCGCAGGCGCTGGGCGAACAGGGTGATGGCTTCCGGGCAGTACAACCGCAGGGATTCCAGCAGCGGCAGCTGGCCGGCTTCGATCAGCTGGCGCAGCAGCAGCAGCACGGCCCGTTGCCGGGACACCAGGCCATCGTGCTGCAGGCTTTCGCGGAAGTTAGGGCCCACCACCTGGAGATCGGCGGCGGCGATGGGGGCATCGGTAAGGGGGTCCCGGATGCCGTTGAGGGCCATCAGGCGCAGGCTGGTGCGCACCTGCCGTTCCAGATCAGGCCACTGCGCCGCGAAATCCTTCTGGAAGGCGGCCTGGTGGCGGTAGGTGCGCTGATCAAGGATCGGGGAGGCCAGGGGCACGGCGCCGGGGCAGACCACCCAGGAACGCTAGGGGGAGCCATCGGGGCCGTCAGCGCGGCGGTGACTCGACGCCACCGAAAAGGCCACCTAAGCTCGTTTCGATGAGTGAAACCCCTGCCCCCACAGCAGACCCCCAGGCTCTGGCCGCCGAGATCGCCAGCCTCCAGGGCCAGCTTGAAGAGGCCCGGGATGAAGCCGAACTGAATCTGCTGCAACTGCAGCAGGTGCAGGAGCAACTGGAGGTTTCGATCCTGGCGCAGCAGGAACAGGTGAAGCTGCTGGAGCAGCACCAGCAGGAGGAACGGCGGGCAGAGGTGCTGATCGCCGCCCTGCTGGAACGGATCGAAGCCGTCGGAGGCTGACGGCCGGCCTTCAGGCCCCCAGGGCGAAGCGGGCCTCGGCATCGCTGAGTGT
This genomic stretch from Cyanobium gracile PCC 6307 harbors:
- a CDS encoding class I SAM-dependent methyltransferase, translated to MPLASPILDQRTYRHQAAFQKDFAAQWPDLERQVRTSLRLMALNGIRDPLTDAPIAAADLQVVGPNFRESLQHDGLVSRQRAVLLLLRQLIEAGQLPLLESLRLYCPEAITLFAQRLRGLVAHYQGSEYLPDPQDPRRQQVHHDDLCTLSFADASFDAVICNEILEHVYDLPAALRSMRRVLVPGGALLGTVPFAYGQAASTVKAVHRGRGQEPQLLSEPEFHGDPVQPGQGSLVYRIPGWEFLDQLREAGFEDPRIEAIHSPTYGILGAEIPWILVFMAQRPPDPPPAG